CTACCGGTTTTGAGGATACTCGGCACCCGTCTCATGGATGTAAGTTACAGCGTGCTATCTATAGGCTTAAGCAGTCTCCTCGAGCTTGGTACGCCGTTTAGCTGCTCATTTGGGCCAGTTGGGTAATTGGGTTTCACTTCCTCCAAGGTTGATACGTCTTTGTTCATCTTCTCTCACGATGATGTTCAGATTTACATGCCGGTCTATGTTGATGTTATTGTCACTGTTGGCTCTAATCATGTTGTTGTTAACCATCTAGTGCACTCTCTTGCTGACTCTTTTCCTATTAAGGACCTTGGTGTGTTGTCCTATTTTTTGGACTTGAAGCGTCTTACACTTATGGGGGCATGACACTGACTGAATGTAAGTATGCACTTGACCTTCCTCATTCAGTTAGTACTCCTTCAACTCCACTGGTTCCTACGGAACGGCTTGCTCGAGATACTAGTTCACCATTGGGTACTGAAGATTCTTGCTGGTACAATAGTATTGTTGGTGGTTTAGAATATTTGACTCTCACATGCACATATATTTCTTTTGCTGTCAACAAGGTATGTCAGTTCCTCGCTCGGCCTAGTGAGGTACACTGGGAAGCAGTTAAGCGTATTATGCGCTATGTTAAATGGACTTTGAACACCGGCTTGACAATTCACAAGTCACCTTTTGTGGGTATTGGCATTTAGACAGATGCAGACTGGGTAGGATGTGTTGATGATTGTCGCTCCACTAGAGGTTTTGCGATCTTCGTTGGGTCTAATCTTGTATCACGAAGTTTGAAGAAACATCCTACTGCCTCGTGGTCAAGTACAAAGAGGAAGAGTATATATAAGGCATTGGCAAATGGCGCTGTTGAAGCCATTTGAGTAGATTCTTTGCTCAAAAACTTAGAGTTTGCCATCAGCGTGTCCCCATCTTATGGTTTATTTAATAACTGAGGGGATACTTACCTAACTGCAAATTCATTGTTCCATGCTCGCACGAGGCACATTTAGATTGATTTCCAATTTGTGCGTGAGTGAGTAGGTGATGGTACTTTAGAGGTGAGGTTTATCTCTTCAGTTGATCAGATGTATTTACTAAACTAGTCACATGACAGTTGTTAGCCCGCTTCAGGACCAATCTAAATCTTGTATGTACTACTTTAAATTGAGGAGAGTCCGAGAGTGTTAGAATCAGTATACAGTGTTTGCGCCATATGTACATGTACGTTGTATTGTACCCTTATACCCTCCCATGATGATATATAATTAAAGAGATCAGTGGACATGTTGCCACACCAAAAATATGTAAGTTATAAAAAGAAGCTATATACCACGCACATGACAATCTAACCGTGAAAGAACATGTATGGAATGGGAAGCCATCATTATTTTATTCACTCCCTAATTGGCACGCGCATCTTCTAGCACATATTAATTCCACCTTCAACGTCCGATGAGAGTTTCAGACGTAGCACTCGTAGAGCTTGATGTCCATCTGCAGGCGGAAATAGTAGAAGCCCTCGATGACGTCGGTGCGGATGGTGGCGACGCCGCGCGCCATGAAGAAGTCGCCGGTGCCGCCGACGACGGAGAAGTCGCGCGTCTTCTCGTCCATGAGGTCGGCGCCCATGAGGTTGAGCGTGCCCTTAGACTCCGTGGAGTTGAACACGAGGGTGAAGGCGAACCACGCGCTGGTCGTCTGCTTCATGTTATAGAAGTAGAACCCTTGAGCGCGTGCCGCCGGCTCCTCCCCGGACACGGGCAGCGCCTTGCCCTCCGTTACCGGGTCGTCGAACACCACCAGCATGCCGAAGTAGGTGCCGTTGGGGTTGATCACGGTGCTCAGCACCGTCGGTTTCGTTGCCGGTGCCGCCGTCGCGTTTGCTGAGTTGTTGACGCCGTTGTAGAGGATGTCGTGGTAGTAGAGCGTCATCTTCTTACACGGCTCGTCGGGGCTTCTGGAGACGTGCCGCCTCCgaccgtcggcggcggcggcaccagCCGCCAAGCCGAGCAGGAACATGGCGAGCACGATCTTGCTGGAGGATGCCGTGAGCGCGAGGCCTTGCATCTTGTTATCAAGTAGTGCAGCTCTGGATCTCAACCTCTTAGACACTAAGCTTAGCTGAAGAGCACTGTCGTGTATGTTGC
This region of Lolium perenne isolate Kyuss_39 chromosome 2, Kyuss_2.0, whole genome shotgun sequence genomic DNA includes:
- the LOC127331975 gene encoding dirigent protein 5-like; the encoded protein is MQGLALTASSSKIVLAMFLLGLAAGAAAADGRRRHVSRSPDEPCKKMTLYYHDILYNGVNNSANATAAPATKPTVLSTVINPNGTYFGMLVVFDDPVTEGKALPVSGEEPAARAQGFYFYNMKQTTSAWFAFTLVFNSTESKGTLNLMGADLMDEKTRDFSVVGGTGDFFMARGVATIRTDVIEGFYYFRLQMDIKLYECYV